In the Neodiprion virginianus isolate iyNeoVirg1 chromosome 2, iyNeoVirg1.1, whole genome shotgun sequence genome, CGAAAGTTTGAGAAGGTgagtaataaattaatataagTCGGTATATATGTAATTACTTGTTTTTCGATATCACACAGACAACCGATTAGTGTTTGTTGCAACATACTATGCACAATCCCTGGCATCTATTTACTGATTAGCCCAAAATTTCAGATACTTAAGGTGCAATATAGCATGTGTATATTTTGATTTCACAGCCAGTTGAATAGTATTCAAAAACGTGCGGAGGAAAACCAAGAGCTCAGCCAAATCACCGATGAATATACTCAACGGCTTTCTGCTTTAGAGCGAAAATTCCAGCAAGCAATTAGAGAGCGGGACACATTGAGAAAGCAAATGGAACAGCTGAAACATGAAGCCTCAACAAGGTTTTCATCTCAGGAACTATCATCCATTGGAGCAGAGAAAGATCAAGTTATTAAGGAATTGAGGGAGGAGGGCGAAATATTAAGTAAACAGCAGCTACAACACAGTAATATTATAAAGAAATTGAGATctaaagagaaagagagcgataACACTATTAAGCAGCAAAGGTGATAAcatatgattatttttctaacattttGGCAGCGACAGGACGCATCGCACCTTccttatacatttttatatatttcaggGACCAAATTGAAGAACAATCTCTTGAATTGGAAAGACTTAAACGGTCTCTGTATGCAAAGGAAGAGATTGAACGTACTCAAATAGAAGCAGTGCATTCGCTCACCGCAAAGACAAAAAGACAAGAGAAAGAAGTTCTGACTCTACAAGAAAAACTAGATGATGCTTTGAATAAATTGGATACCTACAAAAAAAGCCTGGAGGCTGCAAAAACGTAAGATACACAATGTAAACATGAAGTCTACTTGAATAAacacatatttaaaaaatactcgTATGTCACTCAAGAACACAATAAAGTAATACCTAATCAACCAATTGTATTAGAGATTTAACAGAAACAAAACAGCACTTGGCATTTGCTGAGGAGGAACTAAAAGAAGCTATAGAAAACGCGGGGGAGTCCAGCCAACTTTCGGCGCAAGTTCGTGAACTCAAAACTAGATTGCGACAAGCAGAAGAGACACGTGTGAAGTAAGTATTTTTTGCATATACAGTTATACAAAGAGATATCGATTCTCTATGCTTATACATTGCTATGAGTTATACCCAAATTTCCTTAGTCTAATGCTTTCCCTAAATCATATATTTGAGGAAGAGTTTTGTCAGAGAAGGTCATAAGTAATACATTCGCACATTGTTGTGTAGCAAATTTTTAACGTTTCGGCTGGGCTCACGAATTCTACACTACCTAAATCATATACCAACCACCAACCATACAACCAACTAATATATTTGATGtggttttttaatataatcTGTTTAGGAGGGAAGACTCTTTGAGACAGGAGAACAACGAGCTATTGAAACGTTTGGAATCATctgaagaaagaaacgaagcACTTTCTGAATCTGTTTCAATGGCCACAAAGCCACTGTTGCGCCAATTAGAGCAGCTGCAATCTAATTTATCGACCAAGAACGCCAGTTTTCTGAAACAAGAGAAAATATTGTCAGAGACAATTGCTGAATTGCAAAGAAAGCTTGACACTACAGTTGAAACAAATAGATCGCTTAGAGAAGAAAATGTAGCTACAAAATCTAAACTGACTAATCTAGAGGCAAAAATAAACACCTTAGAATCAGAAAAAGATAAACTAGAAAAACTGTGCCGGGAAAAAATGTTGGAGAATTCACAGTTCGCCGAGGAATGTaaaatgtaattattaatCAGAAATTTACGTATCTATGTACATTCTTTTGAGTAAAATACTACTAGGGTAGACAGCAGTTAAACGTTATACTGTTGGTATTaccaattatttatttcacagaCATCGGAAGAGGCTAGAGTCAGTCGAGGAATCACATGCTAAGCAAATAAAAGAACTAAAGCGTGAAGTCAATTCACTGGAGAATAAATTGTCCATGGAAAAGGCTGCCACAGATGccgagaaaaggaaaaaccaTCCAATTTTGGAACAACAGCAACAAGGGCTCCCTGATGATGAACCAAGGCTCAGTCCAACATCCAGCATTGGAAGAGATTCTATTGGAAGTTTAAGCAGCGTCTGGCCGTCGGTAAATACACCAAAAGTTATACCTTTATGCAGTGTCTTATGTTTGAAGGCTGgtaacaatataattatttgaatttatattttcagttcaATGAGTCAACGTTTGAGAGTGGCTCTGGACGGTTCGGAAATGTTTACGAAAGCGTGCGATCAGGCGCTAATAGCAGCACATccatgtttgaaaatttgcagtCTCAGCTAAAGCAAAGAGATGGTATTTCCAATTCGTTCTTAAATTCATTATATTCTTGTTCGATTCAATCCTATATTGTTATACTTGATGTTACCCATAGGAGAAGTACAGCAACTTCAATGGGAACTGTCGAGACGAAACATGGAACGTGACGCTCTTAACTCCGAATTGTCAAAATTGACGTTCAAAGTAGAAAACCTGACTAGTAGACTTCACGAAGTTGAATTGTTAAACGAAAGCCTTAACGATACTCGGACCAAATACGATGCTTTGCTGCAAATGTATGGAGAAAAGGTTGAAGAAAATCAAGAGCTTAGGCTCGACTTGGAGGATGTCAAAGAGATGTACAAGACTCAGATTGATCAACTACTTAGAAGAGAAGCACAGTAGCTGTGGTTATTACTtgttacatgtatattatcGAGGCCAATGCCTTATTCTAACCATTCGTACGTAATGTAATATTTAGTAATTTAATCTTATCTATAAATCCCAagtattgtataatattccCGAAAAGTAAAGAGGTGGTATACACGGAAGGCATTTGTTATAACTACTATTCATTCCCAAACTCGCTTTTGTAAAAGACTAAAAGGTATGTAGTGTTGGCATGTAAATTCTCCGTTCGATTGGCCCACGGTACTGATTCAATCTAGACTGGtcggatgaataaaaaaaacgaagcttCTTTGCGATAGATACAACTGCATGATTGCATTCATAGTCTCCAACAATGGCTCAGTTTAGATGATTGGACATTGGGGTGGGGGGAATAGGGAAATTGGCGtaagcaaaaaatttcgaaatgatGCAATATAGCAGGGTAGAATACGGGTAGaagggatggaaaaaaaactacgaatACAGTAACAccattattttgaaatttgtcatACCTGTATCGAGTACTTTATTTTCCTCCCAAACTTCATTCAAATCGATCAAGTTGTATTTTCGTAATTCAGTGACAATGTTTGTCGTAATGACAAATCTAATGAGTAAGTTTTGCAAGTGCCCTGTTAAATAATATGgctatacaatttttataaataagtATATTATTTGCTTACCTGGAGTAAAGGTGTGCTAGGATAGTTGCCAATGAAGTCCAGTTCTACCATTTTATTTCCCACCAAAATAgcttataattaattacaggTACTTAGGATTATTTATACACTATAGTACAATGTTTGTTGAGACATAACATTTAGAATAAAATGCAATGATGCATTTCATAAGGAAATTTAACCCATTGTATACAACACTGGGGTCAAGTATATCCAGGTATTTGCTTCTGAATAACTTTATCGATCATACTAATTCaaatacaaatatttgtataatatttatatggTAAATGGAACCGGAAActagaaattattatcactataaaattttttagcacATAACTAGTATACCTATATGTTACACTAATGACCCCAGTGTGTGATAGGTGTCCGATGAAATATAGTGTACGTACGAAAGTTTTGTGAAGAAATTCCTGGCAGTCTAAAACTTGTGCACTGTTCCTCAGACCATCACTTTTTTGCCGACACTCAAGTATAAAAAGGTTTCATCACTGAATTCAACATTGTTGAGTAACCGCTGAAGCTGCCTGTTTTGCAGACAGAACAACGTCATTCAATCCAACACCATAATATGAAGAGCCACAAAGAAAAAGGGGAAGTTTGTGTTTCACTAAGTAGTTTTCGATACCACGAATCCTTTGCTCATGACCAACTACGTACTGTGGAATACAATCCTTTAGAATAGCCACATTGTGTGCAACTGGATCTGCTTCAATATGTAAAATAGTTTTGACATGATGCACTGCTACTTCCAAGAGATGCTCTTTCGATGGTTGATCaccgaaattttttgtaaaccAGGCTCCACCCATCATCACAGTGAGGACCTATTAATCAATATAAATtatgataattaattgttCTGTGAGGTATCACATAAATTCAGAGTTTGAAAGTATTACAACAATGTATTGCGTACTTTGCATTCTAATCAAAATGTAAAGAAAGCAATAGATGTATAAAATTACATTGCTACTGGCTCAAAAATCGTGCATAACTTGAATTAAACtattaaataatacatacTGTAGAGTTCCTTGGAGGTAAAATGCATGAGTCAAAAATGACCCCCAAAATTGGCAATTTCTCATTAGGTGGTACTAAAAATCCAAATGCTTCTTGTTCCAGCACGTTGCCGACAAATTCCAAATTAACAACAGCCACAGTAACAGAGGGTATAGCTGTAAGCTCGTTTGCTAGCTGTGGATGTTGGTGGTGAATCATAGGTGCCAAATTCTTGGCAGATAAACTGGATATTACTCTTGAATACTCTTCAGTCTTCccattgaattttaattcaacaCCACCTTCTGTGAAAGTCAATTCTTCACATTTACTatttaaagaaatttgtaCCCCATGTGAACTGAGACTGTCAGCGAGTGCTGTTGGTAATTGTTCAAGTCCACCACGCAAAGTCCAGATtgaccatttttcattttcagctCGTTGATATGATGTAATTTCATCATTGTCATTTGATTTCTGGCTATCGGTTTTGTTAGACTTGCTTCTGAACGCCTCCCAATTACTTTTTACATAACCTTTTACAATAGAACCatatttttgttcatattCGAATAAAGATTTCATTAGAAAATTTACACTGATCTGTTTTGCATCTCCTGCGCAAATTCCACAAACCATTGGACTTATCAAATAATCAGCTGCATCTTTTCCCAGTCGTCTTTCAACAAAACTATAAAGACTTTCGTCTTGTTTGATAAGCTGCGGCGCTTTTAAATCGGTAATCAAGCAGCTAACCAAAGGTCGACTAAATGGCGAATTCACCTTAAACATAGCAATCAACGAGTTGGGCAGCGTGTGTAACTTCTTGCCAGCATAAATCATTCGGTTTTTAGCTGCTGGATGTGTGAAACTaattggaattattttttctgacaATTTTAGACTGTCCACTAGATTGAGAGTATTTAAACCAGCAGGACCTCGGGGTCTTATCGTCCTTGGTCCTTCCTCGAATATAACACCCTCCGATGACACTCTTGAGCGTAGCCATCCGCCAGTTCTACTGGATGCTTCAATTATTTTGATGGCCCGAAAAGCTGGGTTATCGCACAGATAATAAGCCGCAGAGAGGCCTGATATTCCACCTCCCAAAACGGCGGTCCTTCCCGACATTCTGAAAAGTGAATTTTACCTAACCTAACATTCAGTTTTTCCGAGAATAAGATAGTCGAACATTTGAGAGCTAAACAACCTAATGACTGCGAAGATTTAAGGACAATATACATCATAAGTGTCGGACTCAATGCATATACCTGCACTAGATTGTGtaatagaaataattgaattgtcATGTTCATGTGCTGCAGAATGATATACGTTGAATATTCGGTATCCCAATTTACTTAATAAACATCTCAGACATACCTTTCTTATTATTTACATCAAGATGTTATGGATACTTCGACGGGCACGATTTTTTAGAAAGCGAGGTAAACTTGACTCGGAATCAGGAATCAGCCGGCGGCAAATTCTCCCTCTTTGATCAATTTTCCGCACGTGTATCTTGTCGTATTTCCCCTGCTACTCGCGCGATTGGCTGACAACAGTAGTTATTCCTCTATCATTGGTTGTATGTggttgtatgtatgtacgaaaCAGATGCGTACCTGCAGGCAATTTGGAGGAACAGCATTTCTGTGGATTCCGTATATGCGTACCATTTTTAATGATAAATATATTAGGTACATGTACTCTGTATGCAAATAGACATCCCGAATTGAATGACCCATGAATTTGGTCATCTAGCAGGACACAGTAGAGTAGACTCTAAAATGAATAAGTGGCTGCTATGCAACAGTATTTATGTGCTTCTAACTTTTCTCAACACCAAATACCACACCTCCAGAATCCTGTGATGTAACATAATTAATGGTGGAACTAAACgaagattgatcgatatttttatacaactaCTAGATTTATTTTGTGCTTAGCACAGTAGACGAATACAGTAGTATCCACCTAATATTTTACAACTGTACATTAAATTGCGTCAATAAGTTTGAATACATTATGTTGAGGTTCAGGGATGACGTTGAAGTGTTTTTTGTAAATGACGTGACCTTGACGACCCTCATAGTTTCCATTAATCCATGTATGATCCCAGTTTGGGTCAATTTTCTCACATGTGACCATCACCCTGCCAGCTTCCAAGGCAAACAAAGTACCATCTCGTCCAAATCCAACCTGTAAAGACGCACAATCATCTGTGACTGGTTCATATGCTAAATACCAAAACCAGAatctttaataaaaaaaaatgtacactCAAATGTATCTGATAATCACATGTAAACCAGGATGAAACCGCGTATGCAACTGCGTCGCTAATAGTGTACCAGCTTGAACAAATGTTCCGTCCTGGACACGCCACCCTCTGTGTTTCGGCCTAGTATGACGTGGTGGATTCCTTGAAGATCCCCCAGTCTTCTTGGAGGCATTTCTTGTACATACTGAAAatgttaataattattcagttttttttttacatcgattTATACAATGAAGAGAACAATCACCGGATTTTAAGCCCCAGTCTAACCTAAAAACTAATCATTTCTTATTTACCAACGACAGATGCAATAGGTTGCATGAATCCTTGTTTTGCATTCTGAAAACCGGCCACCAATGCATTCGTCAATGTtgtcatttttaattattatctatCCAGTAacaattttccgaaaattcagGCAGATAATTCCCAGCGCCCGTTCAGGCATAAACACATCGCATCTCAAGAGAGGAACGTAACCCCAACTTTGGAGATACAGGAAGAATACATAAGAATAGTGATGAGAATCGTGTGAGAATCGTTGTAAACCAGCACAGAAAGCAGTATAAACAAAGATCTGTTTCATAGTATCAGAGATGAGTAGGTTGTCTATAGTAAACAAATCGAGAGGTTAATAAATAACTAATGAATAGTACCGAAGTATGccaaaataatttcatcagCTTGAATTTAACTGACAATCAGTTACAGCAAAGAGTACTTTCTGAGTCACAATAAGTTAGTGCTAAAAATGGAGAGTACAC is a window encoding:
- the LOC124298500 gene encoding protoporphyrinogen oxidase, with product MSGRTAVLGGGISGLSAAYYLCDNPAFRAIKIIEASSRTGGWLRSRVSSEGVIFEEGPRTIRPRGPAGLNTLNLVDSLKLSEKIIPISFTHPAAKNRMIYAGKKLHTLPNSLIAMFKVNSPFSRPLVSCLITDLKAPQLIKQDESLYSFVERRLGKDAADYLISPMVCGICAGDAKQISVNFLMKSLFEYEQKYGSIVKGYVKSNWEAFRSKSNKTDSQKSNDNDEITSYQRAENEKWSIWTLRGGLEQLPTALADSLSSHGVQISLNSKCEELTFTEGGVELKFNGKTEEYSRVISSLSAKNLAPMIHHQHPQLANELTAIPSVTVAVVNLEFVGNVLEQEAFGFLVPPNEKLPILGVIFDSCILPPRNSTVLTVMMGGAWFTKNFGDQPSKEHLLEVAVHHVKTILHIEADPVAHNVAILKDCIPQYVVGHEQRIRGIENYLVKHKLPLFLCGSSYYGVGLNDVVLSAKQAASAVTQQC
- the LOC124298508 gene encoding 50S ribosomal protein L27 codes for the protein MTTLTNALVAGFQNAKQGFMQPIASVVVCTRNASKKTGGSSRNPPRHTRPKHRGWRVQDGTFVQAGTLLATQLHTRFHPGLHVGFGRDGTLFALEAGRVMVTCEKIDPNWDHTWINGNYEGRQGHVIYKKHFNVIPEPQHNVFKLIDAI